A genomic window from Anthonomus grandis grandis chromosome 4, icAntGran1.3, whole genome shotgun sequence includes:
- the LOC126735594 gene encoding uncharacterized protein LOC126735594 isoform X2, which produces MVYTLRQRIEMIFIYGEQGRCARRTAEVFNNRNPNCNVSHRYILDVVAKFNETGSVGNKKRASRRVLNEDAQVEILGTFVAEPTNSLRTVARLTGMSHETELHEDDFDRRIEFCEIMSNLINTRAIVNCRYWSEDNPHIFREGATQRPQKINVWAGILGNAVIGPLFIEQNLTGELYLHLLEDVIDPLITTELENQVGNILQENELHFQQDGATPHYFRPVREWLNNRFPNQWIGRRGPIECGLLGHHYLTPLDFFLWGHIKSVVYKTQPDDIEDLKRRITEASRAIPEEVFQNVREEFENRLYFCLENNGEHFEHLLK; this is translated from the exons acacgcttaggcaaagaattgaaatgatttttatttatggcgagcaaggaagatgcgcaagaagaacggcagaagtttttaataatagaaatcctaattgtaatgtaagtcacagatacattttggacgtagtagctaaatttaatgaaacgggttcagttggaaataaaaaaagggcaagtcggcgtgttttaaacgaagatgctcaagtagagattttgggaacattcgttgcagaacccaccaattctctccgtacagtagcacgtctaactggaatgtcacatgaaact gaacttcatgaggacgattttgataggagaatagagttttgcgaaattatgtccaacttaataaacactcgtgcaattgtg aattgtcgatactggagtgaggacaatccccacattttcagagagggtgctacacagcggccacaaaaaattaatgtttgggccggtattcttggaaatgctgttataggaccgttgtttattgaacaaaacttaactggagagctctacttacacctacttgaagatgtaattgatcctttgataacaactgaactggaaaatcaagttggtaacattttgcaagaaaacgaactacactttcagcaagatggagctacgccgcattattttcggccagtacgggagtggttgaataacagattccctaaccaatggattggtagaaggggaccgatagaatgtggcctgctaggtcaccattacttaacgccgttagatttttttttatgggggcacataaaatcggttgtttacaaaactcagcctgatgatatcgaagatttaaaaagaagaattacagaggcaagtagggctattccagaagaggtatttcagaatgttcgggaagaatttgagaatagactttatttttgtttggagaacaatggagaacactttgaacacctcttaaagtag
- the LOC126735594 gene encoding uncharacterized protein LOC126735594 isoform X1, whose protein sequence is MVYTLRQRIEMIFIYGEQGRCARRTAEVFNNRNPNCNVSHRYILDVVAKFNETGSVGNKKRASRRVLNEDAQVEILGTFVAEPTNSLRTVARLTGMSHETVRRALQLHKYHPYKMQILQELHEDDFDRRIEFCEIMSNLINTRAIVNCRYWSEDNPHIFREGATQRPQKINVWAGILGNAVIGPLFIEQNLTGELYLHLLEDVIDPLITTELENQVGNILQENELHFQQDGATPHYFRPVREWLNNRFPNQWIGRRGPIECGLLGHHYLTPLDFFLWGHIKSVVYKTQPDDIEDLKRRITEASRAIPEEVFQNVREEFENRLYFCLENNGEHFEHLLK, encoded by the exons acacgcttaggcaaagaattgaaatgatttttatttatggcgagcaaggaagatgcgcaagaagaacggcagaagtttttaataatagaaatcctaattgtaatgtaagtcacagatacattttggacgtagtagctaaatttaatgaaacgggttcagttggaaataaaaaaagggcaagtcggcgtgttttaaacgaagatgctcaagtagagattttgggaacattcgttgcagaacccaccaattctctccgtacagtagcacgtctaactggaatgtcacatgaaactgtacgacgagcattacagttacataaatatcatccgtacaagatgcaaattttacaggaacttcatgaggacgattttgataggagaatagagttttgcgaaattatgtccaacttaataaacactcgtgcaattgtg aattgtcgatactggagtgaggacaatccccacattttcagagagggtgctacacagcggccacaaaaaattaatgtttgggccggtattcttggaaatgctgttataggaccgttgtttattgaacaaaacttaactggagagctctacttacacctacttgaagatgtaattgatcctttgataacaactgaactggaaaatcaagttggtaacattttgcaagaaaacgaactacactttcagcaagatggagctacgccgcattattttcggccagtacgggagtggttgaataacagattccctaaccaatggattggtagaaggggaccgatagaatgtggcctgctaggtcaccattacttaacgccgttagatttttttttatgggggcacataaaatcggttgtttacaaaactcagcctgatgatatcgaagatttaaaaagaagaattacagaggcaagtagggctattccagaagaggtatttcagaatgttcgggaagaatttgagaatagactttatttttgtttggagaacaatggagaacactttgaacacctcttaaagtag